From a region of the Theobroma cacao cultivar B97-61/B2 chromosome 8, Criollo_cocoa_genome_V2, whole genome shotgun sequence genome:
- the LOC18592707 gene encoding probable S-adenosylmethionine carrier 2, chloroplastic: MDPRTVSSNVSTSQTISPDGLRYKKCDPHKEESKLSASVHVGDENPFHFFRVFYESVIAGATAGVVVEAALYPIDTIKTRLQAARGGGKEILKGLYSGLGGNLAGVLPASAIFLGVYEPAKQKLLKAFPENMSAFAHLTAGALGGAASSLVRVPTEVVKQRMQTGQFASAPAAVRLIVAKEGFKGLYAGYGSFLLRDLPFDAIQFCIYEQLRIGYKLAAQRDLNDPENAILGAFAGAITGAVTTPLDVIKTRLMVQGSAKQYKGIFDCVRTIVKEEGTHALLKGIGPRVLWIGLGGSIFFGVLEKTKQMLAERRPENQKSFSFKQN, from the exons ATGGATCCTCGTACAGTGTCGTCCAATGTGTCAACTTCCCAGACGATCTCACCAG ATGGATTGAGATATAAGAAATGTGATCCTCACAAGGAAGAAAGCAAGTTGTCAGCTTCGGTTCATGTAGGAGACGAAAAtccatttcattttttccGTGTATTTTATG AGAGTGTCATAGCTGGAGCTACTGCTGGTGTTGTTGTAGAAGCAGCTTTATACCCAATCGATACAATAAAAACTCGACTCCAG GCAGCCCGTGGTGgaggaaaagaaattttaaaaggtCTTTATTCTGGATTGGGTGGAAACCTTGCTGGTGTTTTGCC GGCTTCAGCTATATTTCTTGGTGTATATGAACCTGCAAAGCAGAAATTGTTAAAGGCCTTCCCTGAAAACATGAGTGCTTTTGCTCATTTG ACTGCAGGTGCTTTAGGAGGTGCTGCTTCTTCCCTTGTTCGAGTGCCAACAGAG GTTGTTAAGCAAAGGATGCAAACTGGGCAGTTTGCTTCTGCCCCTGCTGCTGTACGCCTTATTGTTGCTAAAGAGGGTTTTAAAGGTCTATATGCG GGATACGGATCCTTCTTATTGAGAGACTTGCCCTTTGATGCCATCCAATTTTGCATCTACGAGCAACTACGAATAGGATATAAGCTGGCA GCACAAAGAGACCTGAATGATCCTGAGAATGCCATACTTGGTGCTTTTGCTG GTGCCATAACTGGAGCTGTAACAACTCCTCTTGATGTGATAAAAACTCGATTAATGGTCCAG GGATCAGCAAAGCAGTACAAAGGGATTTTTGACTGTGTAAGGACTATAGTGAAAGAAGAAGGAACCCATGCTCTTTTGAAG GGTATTGGACCAAGGGTGCTGTGGATAGGTCTAGGTGGTTCAATTTTCTTTGGTGTTCttgaaaaaacaaagcaaatgCTTGCCGAAAGGCGCCCAGAAAATCAGAAGTCATTTTCTTTCAAgcaaaattaa